From one Simplicispira suum genomic stretch:
- a CDS encoding alkene reductase, translating into MTSLFDPLTAGALHLANRIAMAPLTRNRAPGAVPNALMAEYYTQRASAGLIVTEATAISPQGQGYADVPGLYSTEQLDGWRRVTDSVHKAGGRIVVQLWHVGRISHVDLQPDHGAPVAPSAIKAKAQTVLIRNGQAQRVDTSEPRALDAAELPGIVRDYQRAARNAIACGFDGVEIHGANGYLLDQFLKTGANQRDDDYGGSVKNRARLMLEVVRAIADEIGGDRTAIRLSPVTPANDIVDEHPQQTFDYLLHQLAPLGLAYIHIIVGATGGPREVEGRPFDYEALRQIYRKGGGTGAWMVNNGFREKADAEDALAKGADIVAFGRPYIANPDLVARMRQDAPLNKLDRDTLYGGGAKGYTDYPTLSEA; encoded by the coding sequence ATGACCTCCTTGTTTGACCCCCTCACTGCCGGCGCCCTGCATCTGGCCAACCGCATTGCCATGGCACCGCTGACACGCAACCGCGCCCCCGGCGCCGTGCCCAATGCGCTGATGGCCGAGTACTACACCCAGCGCGCCAGCGCCGGCCTCATCGTGACCGAAGCCACGGCCATCAGCCCGCAAGGCCAGGGCTACGCCGACGTGCCCGGCCTCTACAGCACCGAGCAGCTCGACGGCTGGCGCCGCGTGACCGATTCGGTGCACAAGGCCGGTGGACGCATCGTGGTGCAGCTCTGGCATGTGGGCCGCATCTCGCACGTCGATCTGCAGCCTGATCACGGTGCCCCGGTGGCGCCCTCGGCCATCAAGGCCAAGGCGCAGACGGTGCTGATCCGCAATGGCCAGGCCCAGCGCGTCGACACCTCCGAACCGCGGGCGCTCGACGCCGCCGAGCTGCCGGGCATCGTGCGCGACTACCAGCGCGCCGCGCGCAACGCCATCGCCTGCGGCTTTGACGGCGTGGAAATCCACGGCGCCAACGGCTACCTGCTGGACCAGTTCCTGAAGACCGGCGCCAACCAGCGGGACGACGACTACGGCGGCAGCGTGAAGAACCGCGCCCGCCTGATGCTGGAAGTGGTGCGCGCCATTGCCGACGAAATCGGGGGCGATCGCACCGCCATTCGCCTCTCGCCCGTCACACCGGCCAACGACATCGTGGACGAGCACCCGCAGCAAACCTTTGACTACCTGCTGCACCAGCTGGCGCCGCTCGGCCTGGCGTACATCCACATCATCGTTGGCGCCACCGGCGGCCCGCGCGAGGTGGAAGGCCGCCCCTTCGACTACGAGGCGCTGCGCCAGATCTACCGCAAGGGCGGCGGCACGGGGGCCTGGATGGTCAACAACGGTTTTCGCGAAAAAGCAGACGCCGAAGACGCGCTCGCCAAGGGCGCCGACATCGTCGCCTTTGGCCGTCCGTACATCGCCAACCCGGATCTGGTGGCCCGCATGCGCCAGGACGCGCCGCTCAACAAGCTCGACCGGGACACGCTCTACGGTGGCGGCGCCAAGGGCTACACCGACTACCCGACGCTGAGCGAAGCCTGA
- a CDS encoding hemerythrin domain-containing protein — translation MTPSSLRTIHDEHAALAAVLKSLQLLQQRGPGEKPQAFFDAMRAMLFYIDEFPERQHHPKESEWLFPRIAARSADAALAIERLDHDHEGGEAAVRELQHLLLAWELLGETRRRAFADALVRYVDFYLEHMRLEEAVVLPAAVAHLSAEDWEAIDRAFSTNDLLLTPGVQRDPAFEALYARIVSLAPSPIGLGA, via the coding sequence ATGACGCCTTCGAGCCTCAGAACCATTCACGACGAGCATGCTGCCCTGGCGGCAGTGCTCAAGTCCTTGCAGCTACTGCAGCAGCGCGGGCCGGGCGAGAAGCCGCAGGCGTTTTTTGACGCAATGCGGGCCATGCTGTTCTATATCGACGAGTTTCCGGAGCGCCAGCACCACCCCAAGGAAAGCGAATGGCTGTTTCCGCGCATCGCCGCGCGCTCGGCAGATGCCGCGCTGGCCATCGAGCGGCTGGACCACGACCACGAAGGCGGCGAAGCGGCCGTGCGCGAACTGCAGCATTTGCTCCTGGCCTGGGAACTGCTCGGCGAGACGCGCCGGCGCGCATTTGCCGATGCGCTGGTGCGCTACGTTGACTTTTACCTGGAGCACATGCGGCTGGAAGAAGCCGTGGTCTTGCCCGCCGCCGTGGCGCACCTCAGCGCCGAGGACTGGGAGGCGATTGACCGCGCGTTCTCCACCAACGACCTGCTGCTGACGCCGGGCGTCCAGCGCGACCCGGCGTTTGAGGCGCTGTACGCACGCATCGTCAGCCTGGCGCCCAGCCCGATCGGCCTGGGCGCTTAG
- a CDS encoding methyl-accepting chemotaxis protein, with the protein MSVFSLMRQFTIRFRMLGAIAVVLVLLGLLGGAGMWGMFRIHAMSDAFVTRSFAQEAQIASLHAHLGSARSEQKEMLLQQSTPDALAAARTRALAALDAADQALARFLATPDAAEHPQALALRTQTAAFRAQLSAVPGPEADTAWTALQQGMAALDARLQSEVTKALQAQTTAREQTQWLFALLVVITILVVVPLTLLNMISICRPLAYAQKLARAIAGGDLSQTIRVSGKDEVADLERALHDMQSGLGALVAQVRDASGSLAIASQQIASGNQDLSARTEQTAGHAQDAVGTLSGLTATVQQTAGSSQTANQLARSASGTATRGGSVVQQAVASMQEISASSRKINDIIGLIDSIAFQTNILALNAAVEAARAGEQGRGFAVVASEVRSLAQRSAAAASEIKTLIGSSVQAVDGGVRHVEEAGAAMQEIVASVQRVGDIIGEISAAASEQTVGIAQANDSVGEIDRMTQQNAALVEESAAAAHSLREQAARLAQVVQQFRLADTVAVRTASAPARVPATAPERKRLV; encoded by the coding sequence ATGTCAGTTTTCAGCTTGATGCGCCAGTTCACGATCCGTTTTCGCATGCTGGGCGCCATTGCCGTGGTGCTGGTGTTGCTGGGCTTGCTCGGCGGCGCGGGCATGTGGGGGATGTTTCGCATCCACGCCATGAGCGACGCGTTTGTGACGCGCTCGTTTGCGCAGGAAGCGCAAATTGCCAGCCTGCACGCGCACCTGGGCAGCGCGCGCAGCGAGCAAAAGGAAATGCTGCTGCAGCAGTCCACGCCCGATGCGCTGGCCGCCGCGCGCACCCGCGCCCTGGCCGCGCTGGACGCGGCCGATCAGGCGCTGGCCCGGTTTCTGGCCACGCCCGATGCGGCCGAGCACCCGCAGGCACTGGCCTTGCGCACGCAAACGGCGGCGTTCCGCGCGCAGCTCAGCGCCGTGCCGGGGCCCGAGGCGGATACCGCGTGGACCGCGCTGCAGCAGGGCATGGCCGCGCTCGATGCGCGCCTGCAAAGCGAGGTGACCAAGGCCCTGCAGGCGCAGACCACGGCGCGCGAGCAGACCCAGTGGCTGTTTGCGCTGCTGGTGGTCATCACCATTTTGGTGGTGGTGCCGCTCACGCTGCTCAACATGATCTCCATTTGCCGGCCGCTGGCCTATGCGCAGAAGCTGGCGCGTGCGATTGCCGGGGGCGATCTGTCGCAAACCATTCGCGTCTCGGGCAAGGACGAAGTGGCAGATCTGGAGCGTGCCTTGCACGACATGCAAAGCGGTCTGGGCGCCCTCGTGGCGCAGGTGCGCGACGCCAGCGGCAGCCTGGCCATTGCCAGCCAGCAGATTGCCAGCGGCAACCAGGATTTGTCGGCCCGCACCGAGCAAACGGCCGGCCACGCCCAGGACGCCGTGGGCACGCTCTCGGGCCTCACAGCCACGGTGCAGCAGACGGCGGGCTCGTCGCAAACGGCCAACCAGTTGGCGCGCTCGGCATCGGGCACGGCCACACGGGGCGGCTCGGTGGTGCAGCAGGCGGTGGCCAGCATGCAGGAGATTTCGGCATCCAGCCGCAAGATCAACGACATCATCGGGCTCATCGATTCGATTGCCTTCCAGACCAACATCCTGGCGCTGAACGCCGCCGTCGAGGCCGCACGGGCCGGCGAGCAGGGGCGCGGCTTTGCCGTGGTGGCCAGCGAAGTGCGCAGCCTGGCACAGCGTTCGGCGGCAGCGGCCAGCGAGATCAAAACCTTGATCGGCAGCAGCGTCCAGGCGGTGGACGGCGGCGTGCGCCACGTGGAAGAAGCGGGCGCGGCGATGCAGGAAATCGTGGCCAGCGTGCAGCGCGTGGGCGACATCATTGGCGAAATTTCGGCCGCCGCCAGCGAGCAGACCGTGGGCATCGCCCAGGCCAACGATTCGGTGGGCGAGATCGACCGCATGACGCAGCAAAACGCTGCCTTGGTGGAAGAGTCCGCTGCCGCTGCCCACTCGCTGCGCGAGCAGGCGGCGCGCCTGGCACAGGTGGTGCAGCAGTTCCGGCTGGCAGATACCGTGGCAGTGCGCACCGCTTCAGCGCCGGCCAGGGTGCCCGCCACGGCTCCTGAGCGCAAGCGTCTGGTCTGA
- a CDS encoding heavy metal translocating P-type ATPase yields MTCASCVGRVERALRKQAGVQEATVNLATESARISVAGAPGEDAATTEARLRRAVRTAGYEPRTAEAVAAHEDASPWAGFDRVAIGLVLSAPLVLPMFGDLFGQHWMLPAWVQFLLATPVQFILGARFYKAGWHAARALTGNMDLLVAIGTSAGWGLSMWLWLTAPDGHQPHLYFEASAVVVTLVLLGKWLEARAKQQTTAAIRALHGLRPDVAHLLVKGQEQDVPVAEVMVGDELVVRPGERLPVDGVLKSGETQVDESMLTGEPLPVVKDAGAALTGGSINGEGRIVLTVRAVGSETVLSQIIRLVEDAQAAKAPIQRLVDQVANVFVPVVLVIALITLVGWMLAGVSGEVALIRAVAVLVIACPCALGLATPAAIMAGTGVAAEHGILIKDAQALELAHRADTVAFDKTGTLTVGQPRLTAFEVVAGPDRTELLRTAASLQSGSEHPLARAVVQAAQAEHLVFAAPDALRAVMGRGSEGEVAGQSYLLGSQRWMGELKLDLGPLAGRAEQLQAEGATVSTLVQRTGQGLEARALLAFADEPKPGAREALAALRAKGLRTVMISGDNRGAAEAMARRLGLDPDAGDVMAEVLPGDKAAAVRALQQSADGVTHTVVMVGDGVNDAPALAAADVGMAMGNGTDVAMHAAGITLMRGDPLLVSAALDISHRTVMKIRQNLFWAFAYNVAGIPLAALGYLSPVVAGAAMALSSVSVMTNALLLKRWHGPEGTSRSQD; encoded by the coding sequence ATGACCTGTGCCAGTTGCGTCGGACGTGTTGAACGCGCGCTGCGCAAGCAGGCGGGCGTGCAAGAGGCCACGGTGAATCTGGCGACCGAGTCGGCGCGGATTTCTGTGGCCGGCGCGCCCGGCGAGGACGCTGCCACGACCGAGGCGCGCCTGCGCCGCGCCGTGCGCACGGCCGGCTACGAGCCACGCACGGCCGAGGCGGTGGCCGCGCATGAAGATGCCTCACCCTGGGCCGGGTTTGACCGCGTGGCCATTGGCCTGGTGCTGTCGGCGCCGCTGGTACTGCCGATGTTTGGCGACCTGTTTGGCCAGCACTGGATGCTGCCTGCCTGGGTGCAGTTTCTGCTGGCCACGCCGGTGCAGTTCATTCTGGGTGCGCGCTTTTACAAGGCCGGCTGGCATGCGGCGCGCGCGCTGACCGGCAACATGGATTTGCTGGTGGCCATTGGTACCAGCGCGGGCTGGGGGCTGTCGATGTGGCTGTGGCTGACGGCGCCGGATGGGCACCAGCCGCATTTGTACTTTGAAGCGTCGGCTGTGGTGGTCACGCTGGTGCTGCTGGGCAAATGGCTGGAGGCGCGCGCCAAGCAGCAGACCACGGCAGCGATCCGCGCGCTGCACGGCCTGCGGCCCGACGTGGCGCACCTGCTGGTCAAGGGCCAGGAGCAGGACGTGCCCGTGGCCGAGGTGATGGTGGGCGACGAGCTGGTGGTACGGCCGGGCGAGCGCCTGCCGGTGGACGGCGTGCTCAAGAGCGGCGAGACGCAGGTGGACGAGTCCATGCTCACCGGCGAACCCCTGCCCGTGGTCAAGGACGCGGGCGCTGCGCTCACCGGCGGCTCGATCAATGGCGAAGGCCGCATCGTGCTCACGGTGCGCGCGGTGGGCAGCGAGACGGTGCTGTCGCAAATCATCCGCCTGGTGGAAGACGCCCAGGCCGCCAAGGCGCCGATCCAGCGGCTGGTGGACCAGGTGGCCAATGTGTTTGTGCCGGTGGTGCTGGTGATTGCCCTGATCACGCTGGTCGGCTGGATGCTGGCCGGCGTCAGCGGCGAAGTGGCGCTGATCCGCGCCGTGGCCGTGCTGGTGATTGCCTGCCCCTGCGCGCTGGGCCTGGCGACGCCGGCCGCGATCATGGCCGGCACGGGCGTGGCGGCCGAGCACGGCATTCTGATCAAGGACGCCCAGGCGCTGGAGCTGGCGCACCGCGCCGACACCGTAGCCTTTGACAAGACCGGCACGCTGACCGTGGGCCAGCCGCGCCTGACGGCGTTCGAAGTGGTGGCGGGCCCGGACCGCACCGAACTGCTGCGCACCGCCGCCAGCCTGCAAAGCGGCAGCGAGCACCCGCTGGCCCGCGCCGTGGTGCAGGCGGCGCAGGCGGAGCACCTGGTGTTTGCCGCCCCGGATGCGCTGCGGGCCGTGATGGGGCGCGGCAGCGAAGGCGAGGTGGCCGGGCAAAGCTATTTGCTGGGCAGCCAACGCTGGATGGGCGAGCTCAAGCTCGACCTCGGCCCGCTGGCCGGCCGGGCCGAGCAGTTGCAGGCCGAAGGGGCGACCGTTTCGACCTTGGTGCAGCGCACCGGCCAGGGTCTGGAAGCCCGCGCCCTGCTGGCCTTTGCCGACGAACCCAAGCCGGGCGCGCGCGAAGCGCTGGCCGCGCTGCGCGCCAAGGGTCTGCGCACGGTCATGATCTCGGGCGACAACCGGGGCGCTGCCGAAGCCATGGCGCGCCGCCTGGGGCTCGATCCGGATGCGGGCGACGTGATGGCCGAGGTGCTGCCCGGCGACAAGGCAGCGGCTGTGCGGGCGCTGCAGCAATCGGCGGATGGTGTGACCCATACCGTGGTGATGGTGGGCGATGGCGTGAACGACGCGCCTGCGCTCGCTGCAGCCGATGTGGGCATGGCCATGGGCAACGGAACCGATGTGGCCATGCACGCGGCTGGCATCACGCTGATGCGCGGCGACCCGCTGCTGGTGTCAGCGGCGCTCGACATTTCCCACCGCACGGTGATGAAAATCCGGCAAAACCTGTTCTGGGCCTTTGCCTACAACGTGGCCGGCATTCCGCTGGCGGCACTCGGCTACCTGAGCCCGGTGGTGGCGGGCGCGGCCATGGCACTCAGCTCGGTCAGTGTGATGACCAATGCCTTGCTGCTGAAACGCTGGCACGGCCCGGAGGGGACTTCGCGCTCGCAGGACTGA
- a CDS encoding heavy-metal-associated domain-containing protein yields MSYQFTVTGMTCGHCERAVTQAVQALDPAAEVRIDRAANRVDVASTQPRDALAAAIAEEGYEVAPA; encoded by the coding sequence ATGTCTTACCAATTCACCGTCACCGGCATGACCTGCGGCCACTGCGAGCGCGCAGTGACCCAGGCCGTGCAAGCACTGGACCCGGCTGCCGAGGTACGCATTGACCGCGCGGCCAACCGCGTCGACGTCGCCAGCACCCAGCCGCGCGACGCCCTGGCAGCGGCCATTGCCGAAGAAGGCTACGAGGTGGCACCGGCGTGA
- a CDS encoding MerR family DNA-binding protein yields the protein MVRHYESLGLLPPVARTESGYRQYSDADVHALRFIRRARDLGFSMPEIATLLGLWQDKQRASASVKQIAQAHIDDLQARIAAMQAMQRTLAQLVACCAGDARPDCPILDDLAAGDPPTPR from the coding sequence ATGGTGCGCCACTACGAGTCGCTCGGTCTGCTGCCCCCGGTAGCACGCACCGAGTCCGGCTACCGCCAGTATTCCGACGCAGACGTGCACGCCCTGCGCTTCATCCGCCGCGCGCGCGACCTGGGCTTTTCCATGCCCGAGATCGCCACCCTGCTCGGTCTGTGGCAAGACAAACAGCGCGCCAGCGCCAGCGTCAAGCAGATCGCACAGGCCCACATTGACGACCTGCAAGCCCGCATCGCCGCCATGCAGGCCATGCAGCGCACGCTGGCGCAACTGGTGGCTTGCTGCGCGGGCGATGCACGGCCCGATTGCCCGATATTGGATGACCTGGCGGCGGGCGATCCGCCCACGCCGCGATAG
- a CDS encoding TetR/AcrR family transcriptional regulator, producing the protein MPSSSSHRSRAVASPWANPPEREQQREIKRQAVLAAAAQLFNERGFHATSLDDIARRLHVSKPTLYYYVKNKDEILLGCVRQGLDMMLVGIEDSRRAGGQAVDQLLTCMRVYAHIVTMDFGMCLIRVGDEQLPPESRRELRRLKSLIDHEFRRLVAAGVEEGSIAPCDPKMTAFVIAGALSWIGRWYQPEGEYTPEQVAEQCIATLCAGVLQRPAPK; encoded by the coding sequence ATGCCCAGTTCTTCCTCCCACCGTTCGCGCGCTGTCGCTTCTCCTTGGGCGAATCCGCCCGAGCGCGAGCAGCAGCGCGAAATCAAGCGACAGGCGGTGCTGGCGGCAGCGGCGCAACTCTTCAATGAGCGCGGCTTTCACGCCACCTCGCTGGACGACATTGCCCGGCGGCTGCACGTAAGCAAGCCCACGCTGTACTACTACGTGAAGAACAAGGACGAAATCCTGCTCGGCTGCGTGCGCCAGGGGCTGGACATGATGCTGGTCGGCATCGAGGACTCGCGCCGCGCGGGTGGCCAGGCAGTGGACCAACTGCTCACCTGCATGCGGGTCTACGCACACATCGTCACCATGGACTTCGGCATGTGCCTGATCCGGGTCGGTGACGAGCAACTGCCCCCCGAGAGCCGGCGCGAGCTGCGGCGGCTCAAGTCCCTCATTGACCACGAATTTCGCCGCCTGGTGGCGGCCGGTGTGGAAGAAGGGTCGATCGCGCCCTGCGACCCCAAGATGACCGCTTTCGTGATTGCCGGGGCGCTTAGCTGGATTGGCCGCTGGTACCAGCCCGAGGGCGAATACACGCCCGAGCAGGTGGCCGAGCAGTGCATTGCGACGCTGTGCGCGGGGGTATTGCAGCGGCCAGCGCCGAAATAG
- a CDS encoding ABC transporter ATP-binding protein, whose amino-acid sequence MQIAPSGAAGPLLEVDGLTLAFGGVRALSGVGFAVQPGSITAVIGPNGAGKTSLFNTISGFYRPSAGSVRFCGKDITRLPAPRRAALGLGRSFQNIALFRGMTVLDNIKLGRHAHLKTNVLDALFYMGRARREEAELRADIEERIIDFLEIDHIRHASVAALPYGLQKRVEMARALAMQPQILMLDEPVAGMNREETEDMARFILDVRAEWGVTVLMVEHDMGMVMDLSDHVVVLNFGEVIAQGAPAQVQRDPEVVRAYLGSGDVGDLRRRFHGPAAGEKVA is encoded by the coding sequence ATGCAGATTGCCCCTTCCGGCGCAGCCGGTCCCTTGCTGGAAGTCGACGGCCTGACGCTGGCCTTCGGCGGCGTGCGCGCACTGAGCGGCGTGGGCTTTGCCGTGCAGCCCGGCAGCATCACGGCCGTGATCGGCCCCAACGGCGCCGGCAAGACTTCGCTCTTCAACACGATTTCGGGTTTCTACCGACCCAGTGCTGGCTCTGTACGCTTTTGCGGCAAAGACATCACCCGCCTGCCAGCGCCCAGGCGCGCAGCGCTCGGGCTGGGGCGCAGTTTTCAGAACATCGCGCTGTTTCGCGGCATGACGGTGCTCGACAACATCAAGCTCGGCCGACATGCGCACCTCAAGACCAATGTGCTCGACGCGCTGTTCTATATGGGCCGCGCGCGGCGTGAGGAAGCCGAGCTGCGCGCCGACATCGAGGAACGCATCATCGACTTCCTGGAAATCGACCACATCCGCCACGCCAGCGTGGCCGCCTTGCCCTACGGCCTGCAAAAGCGCGTCGAGATGGCGCGGGCCTTGGCCATGCAGCCGCAGATCCTGATGCTGGACGAGCCCGTCGCCGGCATGAACCGCGAAGAGACCGAAGACATGGCGCGCTTCATCCTCGACGTGCGCGCCGAATGGGGCGTGACGGTGCTGATGGTCGAGCACGACATGGGCATGGTGATGGACCTGTCCGACCATGTGGTGGTGCTCAACTTCGGCGAGGTGATCGCCCAGGGGGCTCCCGCCCAGGTGCAGCGCGACCCCGAGGTGGTGCGCGCCTACCTCGGCTCGGGCGACGTGGGCGACCTGCGCCGGCGCTTTCACGGCCCAGCCGCCGGGGAGAAAGTCGCGTGA
- a CDS encoding branched-chain amino acid ABC transporter permease, with product MDWLTLFEVSLTGLASGGLYALAALAFVMVYKGTRVVNLAIGEMLMAGAYLFFTFAAMFALPIWLAIPAAVLAAGVLGGVIERTMIRPLLGEPPISVFMVTIGLGSVLVGLVEVIWSADQKRLPDFLPDDPIMVGEAFLSPKVFWGAVIAAVFIAAVLLLFRFWRGGVALRATASDQAAAYSVGINVPRVFSLSWVVGAMIAAVSGIIVGSIGGISSAMGVFGLSVLVVVIVGGLDSVLGALVAGLLIGVIEAVAGFYLGGEYKLLATFIVLVAVLMLRPYGLFGTHEIERL from the coding sequence ATCGACTGGCTCACCTTGTTCGAAGTCAGCCTCACAGGGCTGGCGAGCGGCGGCCTCTACGCGCTGGCGGCGCTGGCGTTCGTGATGGTCTACAAGGGCACGCGCGTGGTCAACCTGGCGATCGGCGAAATGTTGATGGCCGGCGCCTACCTGTTCTTCACCTTCGCCGCCATGTTCGCGCTGCCGATCTGGCTGGCGATTCCGGCGGCGGTGCTCGCCGCCGGCGTCTTGGGCGGCGTGATCGAGCGCACCATGATTCGCCCCCTGCTGGGCGAGCCGCCGATTTCGGTGTTCATGGTCACCATTGGCCTGGGGTCGGTGCTGGTCGGTCTGGTGGAGGTGATCTGGAGCGCTGACCAGAAACGCCTGCCCGACTTTCTGCCTGACGACCCGATCATGGTGGGCGAAGCCTTTCTTTCGCCCAAGGTGTTCTGGGGCGCGGTGATCGCCGCCGTGTTCATCGCCGCCGTGCTGCTGCTGTTTCGCTTCTGGCGCGGCGGCGTGGCGCTGCGCGCCACCGCCAGCGACCAGGCGGCGGCCTACTCGGTCGGCATCAACGTGCCGCGCGTGTTCTCGCTCTCCTGGGTGGTCGGCGCCATGATTGCGGCGGTCTCCGGGATCATCGTCGGCTCGATTGGCGGCATCTCGTCTGCCATGGGCGTGTTCGGCCTGTCGGTGCTGGTCGTCGTCATCGTCGGCGGTCTGGACAGCGTGCTCGGCGCGCTGGTCGCAGGCCTGCTGATCGGCGTCATCGAGGCGGTTGCGGGCTTTTACCTGGGCGGCGAATACAAGCTGCTCGCCACCTTCATCGTGCTGGTCGCCGTCCTCATGCTGCGCCCCTACGGTCTCTTTGGCACCCACGAAATAGAGAGGCTGTAG
- a CDS encoding branched-chain amino acid ABC transporter permease: MRIGTLKETYLGDAALFDSRTQKGWLIVLAAALVLFPFFAGSYWLYLACLVAINVASASGLNILTGYTGLVSLGQAAFMGLGAYTVAVLEIRLGTPFLLNLLAGGFVAMLGGLVVGIPSLRVKGLYLAIVTIAASFIAHFLFANFDLTGGTAGLTVPPAQIFGLQLDTSFKLYWLIVPITALMLLGSANLFRTRIGRAFIAIRDRDISAEVLGIPLLRTKLLSFGLSSFYAGVAGGLFAYFFRVITPESFPLSMSIFFLAAIIVGGMGTQLGAVLGATFMTLVPEALKLIVDIMPGGASFTVFLSPVRTIVFGLLIIGFLVFEPQGLAEVWRRIRRFFHLWPFRT, translated from the coding sequence ATGCGCATTGGAACTCTCAAAGAAACCTACCTGGGCGACGCGGCGCTGTTTGACTCGCGCACGCAAAAGGGCTGGCTCATCGTGCTGGCCGCAGCGCTGGTGCTGTTCCCGTTCTTTGCCGGCAGCTACTGGCTCTACCTGGCCTGCTTGGTCGCGATCAACGTTGCCAGCGCCAGCGGTCTCAACATCCTCACCGGATACACGGGGCTCGTGAGCCTGGGGCAGGCGGCCTTCATGGGGCTGGGCGCCTATACCGTCGCAGTGCTGGAGATTCGGCTGGGCACGCCCTTCCTGCTCAACCTTCTGGCCGGTGGCTTCGTCGCCATGCTCGGCGGCCTGGTGGTGGGCATTCCGTCGCTGCGGGTCAAGGGGCTGTACCTGGCCATCGTCACCATTGCCGCATCGTTCATCGCGCATTTCCTGTTTGCCAATTTCGATCTCACGGGGGGCACCGCGGGGCTTACGGTGCCGCCAGCGCAAATCTTCGGCCTGCAGCTCGACACCTCGTTCAAGCTGTACTGGCTGATCGTGCCGATCACCGCGCTCATGCTGCTCGGCTCGGCCAACCTGTTTCGCACGCGCATCGGCCGCGCCTTTATCGCCATCCGCGACCGCGACATTTCGGCCGAGGTGCTGGGCATTCCGCTGCTGCGCACCAAGCTGCTGTCGTTTGGGCTCTCGTCCTTCTACGCCGGCGTGGCGGGCGGGCTGTTTGCCTACTTCTTTCGCGTGATCACGCCCGAGAGTTTTCCGCTGTCGATGTCGATCTTCTTCCTGGCCGCCATCATCGTCGGCGGCATGGGCACGCAGCTCGGCGCCGTGCTGGGCGCGACCTTCATGACGCTGGTGCCCGAGGCCCTCAAGCTGATCGTCGACATCATGCCCGGCGGGGCTTCGTTCACGGTGTTTCTCTCGCCGGTGCGAACCATCGTATTTGGCCTTTTGATCATCGGATTTCTCGTATTCGAGCCGCAGGGGCTCGCTGAAGTGTGGCGGCGCATTCGCCGCTTTTTCCACCTGTGGCCATTTCGTACTTAA
- a CDS encoding ABC transporter substrate-binding protein: MTDRNFNPNPYSARRRSLLLAAGASLAAPFAAHAQAGGEDIVIGGSIPMTGVFAFAGIGIDAGMKDYVKMVNDAGGIKGRKIRYVPEDTGYKVDVSVAAFKKITSQNKVNLYYGDSTGFAKTINSELDRNGNILMAGASFATELNDPKKYPHQFLVGPDYTEMFGILLNHIAKEKPGAKVAFVYSDSEFGRDPIDESEALAKKLGLSVPVKIMTPAGSVDVSTEVIKLRRAAPDYTIFHGYILAPIPEFITQGKQQGMKSKWMGTFWTMDSSTVMKMGEAGEGFMGVMPYRYYYDTEKAPMLEKIRALHADYQSTAYIQGFLAAMLFVESAKRTLEAGKPLNGDNLKAALNSIKDFDTGGLIGVPITITGNSIPVGRVYKADMKAQKMVPASDWIKL, translated from the coding sequence ATGACCGACCGCAACTTCAACCCCAACCCATACTCCGCGCGCCGCCGCAGCCTGCTGCTCGCCGCTGGCGCAAGCCTGGCCGCACCGTTTGCCGCGCACGCCCAGGCCGGTGGCGAGGACATCGTCATCGGCGGCTCGATTCCCATGACCGGTGTGTTCGCCTTTGCCGGCATCGGCATCGATGCGGGCATGAAGGACTACGTGAAGATGGTCAACGACGCCGGCGGCATCAAGGGCCGCAAGATCCGCTACGTGCCGGAAGACACCGGCTACAAGGTGGATGTGTCGGTGGCGGCGTTCAAAAAGATCACCAGCCAGAACAAGGTGAACCTTTACTACGGCGACTCGACCGGCTTTGCCAAGACCATCAACTCCGAACTCGACCGCAACGGCAACATCCTGATGGCCGGCGCGTCGTTTGCCACCGAGCTGAACGACCCGAAAAAGTACCCGCACCAGTTCCTGGTCGGCCCCGACTACACCGAGATGTTCGGCATTTTGCTCAATCACATTGCCAAGGAGAAACCGGGTGCCAAGGTCGCTTTCGTGTACTCTGACTCCGAGTTCGGCCGCGACCCGATCGACGAGAGCGAGGCCCTTGCCAAGAAGCTCGGTCTCTCGGTGCCCGTGAAAATCATGACGCCCGCCGGCAGCGTGGACGTCTCCACCGAAGTCATCAAGCTGCGCCGCGCCGCGCCCGACTACACCATCTTCCACGGCTACATCCTGGCGCCCATCCCTGAGTTCATCACCCAGGGCAAGCAGCAGGGCATGAAGAGCAAGTGGATGGGCACCTTCTGGACCATGGACAGCTCCACCGTCATGAAGATGGGCGAGGCCGGCGAAGGCTTCATGGGCGTCATGCCCTACCGCTACTACTACGACACCGAAAAGGCGCCCATGCTGGAGAAAATCCGCGCGCTGCATGCGGACTACCAGAGCACCGCCTACATCCAGGGCTTTCTCGCCGCCATGCTGTTCGTCGAATCGGCCAAGCGCACGCTGGAAGCGGGCAAACCGCTCAATGGCGACAACCTCAAGGCTGCGCTCAATTCGATCAAGGACTTCGATACCGGCGGCCTGATCGGCGTGCCAATCACCATCACGGGCAACTCGATTCCGGTCGGGCGCGTCTACAAGGCCGACATGAAGGCGCAGAAGATGGTGCCGGCGTCCGATTGGATCAAGCTATGA